CGGGGGATTTCCTCATGGGCAGCACCGAAGCGGATGAACAGGCGAAGGGGGACGAAAAACCCCAGCGTGTCGTCAACGTGCCGGCCTTCTACATCGACCAGTTCGAAGTCACCCACATCGAGTACAAGCGTTTCATCGATGCCACGGGGTACCCGCCGCCACCCAGCTGGACGGAAGGAAAGTACGCCTACGACGCCGACTTCTACCCCATCGTCGAGGTCACCTGGTGGGATGCGATGGCCTATGCGCGCTGGGCCGGAAAGCGCCTGCCGACCGAGGCCGAGTGGGAGAAGGCGGCACGCGGCACCGACGGGCGGCGCTACCCTTGGGGCAACGACTACGACAGCCACCTGGCCAACACCGGTCGCTTCTTCGTGCCGGTGAACGCTCACCTCGAAGCCGCCAGCCCCTACGGTGTGGTGAACATGGCCGGGAACGCCAGCGAGTGGACTGGGAGCGTCTACGTACCGTATCCCGATCTCGTCGCGGTGTTGCCGGCGGAGTTCGGCGGCGTGGACAACTCGGGCCGAATCTCCCGCCAACGCCTGCGTGACAGACTGCAGGAACCCAAGGGAGAGAAGCTGGAGCCCAAGAAACAAGCGCCGCAGACTGAGGAAGAGATGGAGCTGGCGCGGGAAGACTCGTTGCACAGCGCCAATGACCCGCGGCTGCAGTTCCTGCGCCCCGAGGAATTGGTGGACCATCGTCCCCGAGTCTGCCGCGGCGGTTCCATCAACGCCTATCCTCTGTACCTGCGCTGCGCGAACCGCAGCAGCGAAGGCCCCAACTCCCGCTGGTACAACATCGGTTTCCGTTGCGCCAAGGATGTCTCCCCAGGTTCTCCCGCCACCACTCCGCCGGAGCATTGAAACGATGCCCTCCGGCGCCGGCAAGAAACCACGCGAGCCCTTCGCGGCGGTGGCGAACTTTCTCTTCGAAGTGGGCATGCTCAAGCGCACGCCGCGCACGGGACTCCAGTTCCTCGGCAGCGGCGAGGACAGCGTGGCCGAGCACATGCTTCGCACCGCCTACATCGCCCTGGCGCTCGGGCGGCTGGTACCGGACGTCGATCGTAACCGACTCCTCCTCATGGCTCTCCTGCACGACCTTCCTGAGGCGCGTACGGGTGATCTCAACTACGAGAACAAGAAGTACGTGACCGCGGACGAGGCCGCTGCGGTGCGCGACCTGGCAGAGACACTGCCCTTCGGTGCGGAGCTGCAAGATCTTCTGCAGGAGTTCGCCGCGAGAAGCACCCTGGAATCGCGCCTGGCCAACGACAGCGACCAGCTCGAGCTGCTCCTCGTCCTCAAGGAGGAAAAGGACCGGGGTAACCCCCAAGCGGACGAGTGGATCCCCTTCGCCTTGAAGCGCCTGCAGGAACCCATCTCCCGTGACCTCGCCGAGCGGATCTTGAACACCCACTCCAGCGACTGGTGGTTCGAGGATCGCGGTGACTGGTGGGTGTGGGCCGGCCGCGACAAGCCGGATTCCGGCTCCTGAAGCCGCGCCTCCTCGAGTCCCTTCGCGACTGGGGCACTCCCATCCGACGGGCTCAACCCCTGCCAGGTGATCAGCCCCCGCCCAGGTGACTGGATTGCGCTTTCTTCCTGACGCGACGAAAATAGACGGGCTCCCCACCGACCCATCCCGAAAGGAGACCTGGGATGCGCCCGCCCGTCGCGCCGTTCTCGTGG
The genomic region above belongs to Candidatus Krumholzibacteriia bacterium and contains:
- a CDS encoding formylglycine-generating enzyme family protein, producing MLVQRANHRPGVRCLRVLCAIVLAAGAWRTAGSDEPTADPFEGMVLIPAGDFLMGSTEADEQAKGDEKPQRVVNVPAFYIDQFEVTHIEYKRFIDATGYPPPPSWTEGKYAYDADFYPIVEVTWWDAMAYARWAGKRLPTEAEWEKAARGTDGRRYPWGNDYDSHLANTGRFFVPVNAHLEAASPYGVVNMAGNASEWTGSVYVPYPDLVAVLPAEFGGVDNSGRISRQRLRDRLQEPKGEKLEPKKQAPQTEEEMELAREDSLHSANDPRLQFLRPEELVDHRPRVCRGGSINAYPLYLRCANRSSEGPNSRWYNIGFRCAKDVSPGSPATTPPEH
- a CDS encoding HD domain-containing protein, with the translated sequence MPSGAGKKPREPFAAVANFLFEVGMLKRTPRTGLQFLGSGEDSVAEHMLRTAYIALALGRLVPDVDRNRLLLMALLHDLPEARTGDLNYENKKYVTADEAAAVRDLAETLPFGAELQDLLQEFAARSTLESRLANDSDQLELLLVLKEEKDRGNPQADEWIPFALKRLQEPISRDLAERILNTHSSDWWFEDRGDWWVWAGRDKPDSGS